One genomic window of Cricetulus griseus strain 17A/GY chromosome 3, alternate assembly CriGri-PICRH-1.0, whole genome shotgun sequence includes the following:
- the LOC118237727 gene encoding cilia- and flagella-associated protein 58-like isoform X2, protein MTEEKGEKFVLEETAFEEIERDFQEVLGELSGDKSLEKFRVEYEKLHSVMKKSYDNEKRLMAKCRELNAEIVVNSAKVATALKLSQDDQTTIASLKKEIEKAWKMVDSAYDKEQKAKETILALKEEIVNLTKLVEQGSGLSMDQDSNIRDLLKFKEEVTKERDQLLSEVVKLRENLVQTTEQQQETERAKEDAQQTINQVRYCVPCSG, encoded by the exons ATGACGGAG GAAAAGGGTGAAAAATTCGTGCTGGAGGAAACTGCATTTGAAGAAATTGAAAGAGATTTTCAGGAGGTTCTCGGTGAACTTTCAGGAGACAAAAGTCTGGAAAAGTTCAGGGTTGAATATGAGAAGCTTCATAGTGTTATGAAAAAGTCTTACGACAATGAGAAACGCCTCATGGCCAAATGCAGAGAGCTGAACGCAGAGATTGTGGTGAACTCTGCCAAGGTGGCCACTGCCCTGAAGCTTTCTCAAGATGACCAGACCACCATCGCGTCTCTCAAGAAG GAAATTGAAAAGGCCTGGAAGATGGTGGACTCGGCATACGATAAGGAGCAAAAGGCCAAGGAGACGATTCTCGCCCTGAAAGAAGAAATAGTGAACCTGACCAAACTGGTTGAGCAGGGGTCTGGACTGTCGATGGACCAGGACAGCAA CATCCGGGATTTACTGAAGTTCAAAGAAGAGGTGACGAAGGAGCGTGACCAGCTCCTGTCGGAAGTGGTGAAATTGCGCGAGAACCTAGTTCAGACCACTGAACAACAGCAGGAAACCGAGCGCGCCAAGGAAGATGCGCAACAGACCATCAATCAGGTCCGCTACTGTGTTCCGTGTTCCGGGTGA